A region from the Benincasa hispida cultivar B227 chromosome 8, ASM972705v1, whole genome shotgun sequence genome encodes:
- the LOC120084136 gene encoding receptor-like serine/threonine-protein kinase SD1-8, protein MKNLLSFLFFFILIPLFSRKSIADDSLRKRQSINDTQVIISASQKFELGFFNEPKASNLKYLGIWYKGIPDVVVWVANRDNPIVNSSASLTFSEDGNLVLINQTGSHLWSSNSTRSIRNPVGQLLDTGNLVLRDSNSKSKYYEWQSFDYPSDTLLPGMKLGWDSRTGLNRKLTSWTSPDNPSLGEFSFSINTNGLPQFLVSKGNKTMYRGWPWFDHDFGQGYGNGFDYNLVFNTSMEISFSYRYSENSRTRIVMDSSGSIYRYVWSDVEEEWHKEFTFDGAGCNDYDLCGNFGICSSVVTASCDCLYGFKPISTQNFSNGCIRKDPEICKAGDGFKVMSNVKWPDSTGDLVKMKLDIQDCKAECLKNCSCLAYGTVEIPKIGNVCVNWFHKLIDVRYVREVGSGDDLYVRVAASELEWDDEKRSVAVVVVVPIVSVIIFLALVSGCCLIRRRASGNDLVVIELPIQENNLEMPITVLEAATENFSISNKIGEGGFGLVYKGKLPSGQEIAVKKLAERSGQGLQEFKNEVIFISQLQHRNLVKLLGFCIHEEDILLIYEYLPNKSLDCFLFDDQRRSILNWSMRIDIIIGITRGLLYLHQDSRLRIIHRDLKAANILLDSGMKPKISDFGMARIFGEDQTETKTKRVVGTYGYMPPEYVIDGYFSVKSDVFSFGVVVLEIISGKKNKGFLHPEHQLNLLGHAWKLWNEGRALELIDVMLEDQFDKYEALRYINIGLLCVQRRPEERPSMSTVFSMLENEKMQLRLPQRPGFYEERFIVSDINSSSGDQQTSSSNNNVTVTLLHGR, encoded by the exons ATGAAAAATCTCTTATCATTCCTCTTTTTCTTCATACTCATACCTCTGTTTTCCCGAAAGTCCATTGCAGACGATAGTCTAAGAAAACGCCAATCCATTAACGACACCCAAGTAATTATTTCAGCCTCCCAAAAGTTTGAATTGGGGTTCTTCAATGAACCCAAAGCCTCCAATTTGAAGTATTTAGGAATATGGTACAAGGGCATTCCCGACGTCGTCGTCTGGGTGGCGAACAGAGACAACCCAATTGTAAACTCCTCTGCTTCTTTAACTTTCAGTGAAGATGGAAACTTGGTTCTCATCAATCAAACAGGTTCCCATCTTTGGTCTTCAAACTCCACAAGATCAATTCGAAATCCCGTCGGTCAACTGCTTGATACTGGCAATTTGGTGTTGAGAGATTCAAATTCGAAGTCTAAATATTATGAATGGCAGAGTTTTGATTATCCCTCCGATACTCTGTTACCGGGTATGAAACTCGGGTGGGACTCTAGAACAGGTCTTAACCGAAAATTAACATCTTGGACAAGTCCAGACAATCCATCATTAGGAGAATTCAGTTTTAGCATCAATACAAATGGGCTTCCTCAATTCCTTGTTAGTAAAGGAAACAAGACTATGTACAGAGGTTGGCCTTGGTTTGATCATGATTTTGGACAGGGTTATGGTAATGGGTTTGATTACAATCTCGTCTTTAATACTTCCATGGAGATATCATTTTCATATCGTTATTCAGAAAACAGCCGTACAAGAATTGTGATGGATTCAAGTGGGTCGATATATCGATATGTGTGGAGCGATGTAGAAGAAGAATGGCACAAAGAATTCACATTTGATGGAGCTGGTTGCAACGACTATGACTTGTGTGGAAATTTTGGTATTTGTAGCTCTGTAGTAACAGCAAGTTGCGATTGTTTATATGGGTTTAAACCAATCTCAACACAAAACTTTTCAAATGGGTGCATCAGAAAAGATCCAGAGATCTGCAAAGCTGGAGATGGGTTTAAAGTGATGAGTAATGTGAAATGGCCTGATTCTACAGGGGATTTGGTGAAAATGAAACTGGATATTCAAGATTGTAAAGCAGAATGCTTGAAGAATTGCTCTTGTTTAGCATATGGAACAGTGGAAATTCCTAAAATTGGCAATGTCTGTGTCAATTGGTTTCATAAATTGATTGATGTTAGATATGTTCGTGAGGTTGGGTCTGGAGATGATCTCTACGTGAGAGTTGCCGCTTCAGAATTAG AATGGGATGATGAAAAGCGTAGTGTTGCTGTGGTTGTGGTTGTGCCGATCGTATCAGTGATAATCTTTTTGGCTTTAGTTAGCGGCTGCTGTCTTATCAGGAGAAGAGCTAGCG GTAATGATCTAGTTGTTATAGAGCTCCCAATTCAAGAAAATAACCTTGAGATGCCTATTACTGTTCTTGAAGCTGCTACGGAAAATTTCTCTATTTCTAACAAGATAGGAGAGGGTGGTTTTGGACTTGTTTACAAG GGAAAGCTTCCAAGTGGGCAAGAAATTGCTGTAAAAAAACTAGCAGAAAGATCAGGTCAAGGGTTGCAGGAGTTCAAAAATGAAGTCATTTTCATTTCTCAACTTCAACATCGAAATCTTGTCAAGCTTCTTGGTTTTTGCATCCACGAGGAAGATATATTACTAATCTATGAGTACTTGCCAAACAAAAGTTTGGACTGCTTCCTTTTTG aTGACCAAAGGCGTTCTATACTCAATTGGTCAATGAGAATTGATATCATAATTGGCATAACTCGAGGACTTCTATATCTCCATCAAGATTCGAGACTTCGAATAATACATAGAGATCTTAAAGCAGCCAATATTTTGTTGGATAGTGGAATGAAACCGAAAATTTCAGACTTTGGCATGGCACGCATATTTGGCGAAGATCaaacagaaacaaaaacaaagaggGTTGTTGGAACTTA TGGTTATATGCCTCCAGAATATGTAATAGATGGTTACTTTTCAGTGAAGTCTGATGTTTTTAGCTTTGGAGTCGTGGTTTTAGAAATAATCAGTGGCAAGAAGAACAAAGGTTTTCTTCATCCAGAGCATCAACTAAATCTTCTTGGACAC gCATGGAAACTTTGGAACGAAGGAAGAGCATTGGAATTAATCGATGTTATGTTAGAGGATCAATTCGATAAATATGAAGCTTTGAGATATATAAATATTGGGTTGTTATGTGTTCAAAGACGTCCAGAAGAAAGGCCATCGATGTCAACTGTGTTTTCCATGTTAGAGAATGAAAAGATGCAATTAAGACTTCCTCAACGGCCTGGATTCTATGAGGAAAGGTTTATAGTATCCGATATTAATTCATCATCAGGCGATCAACAAACATCCTCGTCCAATAATAATGTTACAGTTACATTGCTACATGGtcgttaa